A region from the Silene latifolia isolate original U9 population chromosome 7, ASM4854445v1, whole genome shotgun sequence genome encodes:
- the LOC141592119 gene encoding 28 kDa ribonucleoprotein, chloroplastic-like, producing the protein MATSTTCTNPLLKTLSISIPTTSLHKPTSLINPNSLLFTKPFKKLSISLQNPTIFTSPFITCVAQTSDWEQNTPPNDVENQAFGGGEEGFSEPPEDAKLFVGNLPYDVDSEKLANIFDAAGVVEIAEVIYNRETDRSRGFGFVTMSTVEEAEKAVEMFNSYELNRRLLTVNKAAAKGTRPERPPRVFEPSFRIYVGNLPWDVDDGGLEQLFSEHGKVLSARVVSDRETGRSRGFGFVSMASETEMNDAIAALDGQSLDGRAIRVNVAEERPRRTF; encoded by the exons atggcaacatcaacaacatGCACAAACCCTCTCCTCAAAACCCTATCAATCTCCATACCAACAACTTCCCTTCACAAACCCACTTCACTCATCAACCCTAATTCTCTACTCTTCACAAAACCCTTCAAAAAACTATCAATTTCTCTCCAAAATCCCACCATTTTCACCTCACCTTTCATCACATGTGTTGCACAAACCTCTGATTGGGAACAAAATACCCCTCCTAATGATGTAGAAAATCAAGCATTTGGTGGTGGTGAAGAGGGCTTTTCTGAACCACCTGAAGATGCTAAATTGTTTGTTGGTAATTTGCCTTATGATGTTGATAGTGAGAAATTGGCTAACATATTTGATGCAGCTGGTGTTGTTGAGATTGCTGAG GTAATTTACAACAGGGAGACTGACAGGAGCAGAGGGTTTGGGTTTGTGACGATGAGTACAGTTGAAGAAGCTGAGAAGGCAGTGGAAATGTTCAATAGTTAT GAATTAAACCGAAGGCTCTTGACGGTGAATAAGGCTGCTGCGAAAGGAACACGTCCAGAAAGGCCTCCTCGAGTGTTTGAGCCTTCTTTCAGAATTTATGTGGGCAACCTTCCATGGGATGTGGACGATGGCGGTCTTGAGCAATTGTTTAGTGAGCACGGTAAAGTCTTAAGTGCCCGTGTAGTTTCAGACAGAGAGACTGGTCGTTCCCGTGGCTTTGGTTTTGTCAGCATGGCCTCGGAGACGGAGATGAATGATGCGATTGCTGCCCTTGATGGACAG AGCTTGGATGGAAGGGCCATCAGGGTAAATGTTGCTGAAGAGAGACCACGACGTACTTTCTGA